In Klebsiella aerogenes, the DNA window AAAACTCTGGAGTTAATGCGTGAAGCTGCAATTGGTGGCCGTTGGCACCAAAATGCCGGACTGGGTTCAGACTGGCTTTAGCGAATACCTGCGTCGTTTTCCAAAAGATATGCCGTTCGAACTGGTAGAGATCCCTGCCGGCAAGCGCGGTAAAAACGCCGACATCAAACGCATCCTCGAAAAAGAGGGTGAAATGATGTTGGCGGCCGCAGGCAAGAACCGCATCGTGACCCTTGATATCCCCGGCAAACCGTGGGATACACCGCAGCTGGCGCGAGAGCTGGAACGCTGGAAGCAGGATGGCCGGGATGTCAGTTTACTCATCGGCGGTCCGGAAGGTCTTTCTCCGGCCTGTAAAGCAGCGGCGGAACAGAGCTGGTCGCTTTCCACGCTTACCCTGCCTCATCCGCTGGTACGCGTCCTGGTGGCAGAGAGCCTGTATCGTGCGTGGAGCATTACGACTAACCACCCTTACCACCGTGAGTAATGATGACCAGGGTAGACTAAGCAGCGAATGAAATTACAGAATTCTTTCCGCGACTATACGGCCGAATCCTCGCTGTTTGTACGCCGGGCGCTAGTCGCTTTTACGGGCATCTTGTTGCTTACCGGCGTGCTGATTGCCAACTTGTACAACGTACAAGTTGTCCGTTTCAACGACTACCAAACACGTTCCAATGAAAACCGCATCAAGCTGGTCCCTATTCCGCCAAGCCGCGGTATTATTTACGATCGCAACGGTACGCCGCTGGCGCTGAACCGCACCATCTACCAGTTGGAAATGATGCCGGAAAAAGTCGATAACGTGCAGCAGACGCTGGATGCGCTGCGCGGCGTCGTCGACCTGACCGACGACGATATCGCCGGTTTTAAAAAGGAGCGCGCGCGCTCCCATCGCTTCACCTCGATCCCGGTGAAGGTCAATCTTAATGAAGTACAGGTAGCGCGCTTTGCCGTTAACCAGTATCGCTTCCCCGGCGTCGAAGTCAAAGGCTATAAGCGTCGCTACTATCCGTATAACTCCGCCCTGACTCACGTTATCGGCTACGTCTCTAAAATTAACGATAAAGACGTCGATCGCCTGGATAAAGAAGGGAAACTGGCCAACTATGCATCGACCCATGATATCGGCAAGCTGGGGATCGAACGCTATTACGAAGACGTTCTGCACGGCCAGACCGGTTACGAAGAGGTTGAAGTCAACAACCGCGGCCGCGTCATCCGCCAGTTGAAAGAAGTCCCGCCGCAGGCCGGGCGCGACATCTACTTAACGCTCGATTTGAAACTGCAGCAGTACATCGAAACGCTGCTGGCTGGCAGTCGTGCGGCGGTGGTGGTTACCGATCCGCGCAGCGGCGCTATTCTGGCGCTGGTTTCTACGCCGAGCTATGACCCTAACCTGTTTGTCGATGGCATCTCCAGCAAAGATTATTCCGGATTGCTGAACGATCCTAACACCCCGCTGGTCAACCGCGCGACGCAAGGGGTTTATCCGCCAGCGTCGACAGTGAAGCCGTACGTCGCCGTGTCAGCCCTGAGCGCTAACGTCATTACGCGCAACACCAGCCTGTTTGACCCGGGGTGGTGGCAGTTGCCTGGTTCGGAAAAACGCTACCGTGACTGGAAAAAATGGGGCCATGGCCACCTTAACGTCACCAAAGCGCTGGAAGAATCTGCGGATACCTACTTCTACCAGGTTGCCTATGATATGGGTATTGATCGCCTTTCCGAATGGATGAGCAAATTCGGTTACGGCCACTACACCGGCGTCGACCTGGCGGAAGAACGCTCCGGCAACATGCCAACCCGCGAATGGAAGCTGAAGCGCTTTAAGAAACCCTGGTATCAGGGCGACACCATCCCGGTCGGTATCGGCCAGGGTTACTGGACCGCTACGCCGATTCAAATGAACAAAGCGTTGATGATCCTGATAAACGATGGCGTCGTTAAAGTGCCTCACCTGCTGCAAAGTACCTTCGAAGATGGCAAGCAGGTACCGTGGATGCAGCCGCATGAACCGCCGGTCGGCGATATTCATTCCGGTTACTGGGAAATCGCCAAAGACGGAATGTATGGCGTCGCCAACCGCGGCAACGGCACCGCGCATAAATACTTTGCCAGCGCGCCGTATAAAATCGCGGCGAAATCCGGTACCGCGCAGGTGTTCGGTCTGAAGGCCAACGAAACCTATAACGCGCACAGAATTTCTGAACGTCTCCGTGACCATAAACTCATGACGGCGTTTGCACCTTACAACAACCCCCAGGTCGCGGTAGCGATGATCCTGGAAAATGGCGGCGCCGGCCCAGCGGTCGGCACCATTATGCGCCAGATCCTCGATCACATTATGCTGGGTGATAACAACACCAATCTGCCGAGTGAAAACCCGGCCGTGACGGCGGGGGAGGATCAGTAATGACCGATAATCCGAATAAAAGATCGCTATGGGATAAAATCCATCTCGACCCAACCATGCTGCTGATCCTGCTGGCGCTGCTGACCTACAGCGCGCTGGTAATCTGGAGCGCCAGCGGTCAGGACGTTGGGATGATGGAACGTAAAATTGGTCAAATCGCCATGGGTGTGGTGATTA includes these proteins:
- the rlmH gene encoding 23S rRNA (pseudouridine(1915)-N(3))-methyltransferase RlmH, translating into MKLQLVAVGTKMPDWVQTGFSEYLRRFPKDMPFELVEIPAGKRGKNADIKRILEKEGEMMLAAAGKNRIVTLDIPGKPWDTPQLARELERWKQDGRDVSLLIGGPEGLSPACKAAAEQSWSLSTLTLPHPLVRVLVAESLYRAWSITTNHPYHRE
- the mrdA gene encoding peptidoglycan DD-transpeptidase MrdA, which produces MKLQNSFRDYTAESSLFVRRALVAFTGILLLTGVLIANLYNVQVVRFNDYQTRSNENRIKLVPIPPSRGIIYDRNGTPLALNRTIYQLEMMPEKVDNVQQTLDALRGVVDLTDDDIAGFKKERARSHRFTSIPVKVNLNEVQVARFAVNQYRFPGVEVKGYKRRYYPYNSALTHVIGYVSKINDKDVDRLDKEGKLANYASTHDIGKLGIERYYEDVLHGQTGYEEVEVNNRGRVIRQLKEVPPQAGRDIYLTLDLKLQQYIETLLAGSRAAVVVTDPRSGAILALVSTPSYDPNLFVDGISSKDYSGLLNDPNTPLVNRATQGVYPPASTVKPYVAVSALSANVITRNTSLFDPGWWQLPGSEKRYRDWKKWGHGHLNVTKALEESADTYFYQVAYDMGIDRLSEWMSKFGYGHYTGVDLAEERSGNMPTREWKLKRFKKPWYQGDTIPVGIGQGYWTATPIQMNKALMILINDGVVKVPHLLQSTFEDGKQVPWMQPHEPPVGDIHSGYWEIAKDGMYGVANRGNGTAHKYFASAPYKIAAKSGTAQVFGLKANETYNAHRISERLRDHKLMTAFAPYNNPQVAVAMILENGGAGPAVGTIMRQILDHIMLGDNNTNLPSENPAVTAGEDQ